A single genomic interval of Arachis duranensis cultivar V14167 chromosome 7, aradu.V14167.gnm2.J7QH, whole genome shotgun sequence harbors:
- the LOC127740573 gene encoding putative callose synthase 8, whose amino-acid sequence MAEIVPADPIDDHIGIRSNYEHGETSSSAAYTSTATAEPFFQPLAITNGGSGEYVPGPFDSERLPSVFASEIQRFLRVANIIGKEEPRVAYLCRFHAFEISHNLDKSSSGRGVRQFKTALLQRLEQDEHVTIRKRKEKSDTRELKRVYHAYRDYFMRHDKAFDLEQSHREKLINARNIASVLFEVLKTVSNAAGPRAFTDGNAIPKKSEFNILPLDQGGIQHAIMQQSEIKAAIAVMRNVRGLPPAQDFKKNGGFVDLFDFLQHCFGFQEGNVANQREHLILLLANMHTRQTHNQTSVLKVSNSLTSVYSISFSFF is encoded by the exons ATGGCAGAGATTGTGCCTGCTGATCCTATTGATGATCACATTGGCATTCGTAGTAATTACGAGCATGGAGAGACGTCATCATCAGCTGCATACACATCAACCGCCACCGCAGAACCGTTCTTTCAACCACTGGCCATTACCAACGGAGGAAGTGGTGAGTATGTTCCGGGCCCCTTTGACAGCGAGAGGTTGCCGTCGGTTTTCGCCTCCGAGATTCAGAGGTTTCTTCGTGTTGCTAACATCATTGGAAAGGAAGAGCCTCGCGTTGCTTATCTTT gtCGGTTTCATGCTTTTGAAATTTCGCACAACTTGGACAAAAGCTCCAGTGGAAGAGGCGTTAGACAATTCAAAACTGCACTTCTTCAACGACTTGAGCAG GATGAGCATGTGACAataagaaaaaggaaggaaaagagTGACACTCGTGAGCTTAAGCGTGTTTACCATGCCTATAGGGATTATTTTATGAGACATGACAAAGCATTTGATCTGGAACAAAG TCACAGGGAAAAATTGATTAATGCACGAAACATTGCCTCTGTTCTTTTTGAGGTGTTAAAAACAGTTTCGAATGCAGCTGGTCCTCGG GCATTTACCGATGGAAATGCAATCCCCAAGAAATCTGAATTCAATATTTTACCCCTTGATCAAGGAGGCATTCAACATGCAATTATGCAGCAGAGTGAG ATTAAGGCTGCAATCGCAGTTATGCGCAATGTTCGAGGTTTACCCCCTGCACAAGATTTCAAGAAAAATGGAGGCtttgtagatttgtttgattttctTCAGCATTGTTTTGGATTCCAG GAAGGCAATGTAGCCAACCAAAGGGAGCATCTGATTCTTCTCCTAGCCAACATGCATACTCGGCAAACACACAACCAGACATCGGTTTTAAAG GTATCCAACTCTCTTACATCAGTTTAttcaatatctttttcatttttctga